TGgttgtttttcagtttatttttgttataaaatttattttaattgtttcacagtatgttttcttattattttcattgttttacagtatagtttctcattattttcattgttttacagtattttttcttattttcattgttttacattatattttctaattattttcattgttttgcagtttattttcttattttcattgttttacagtatgttttcttattgttttcatttttcacggtatattttcttattttcattgttttacagtatattttattaatattttcattgttttacagtatattttcttagtattttcattgttttccagTATATCTTCTTATCAAGTCAAACTGTAATTTTATAGGCCGGCTTATTTTTATTATGAGATTTTAATTACACCGTAATGATGTCAGAAGTAGCAGTTGCTTTGGAGACAGGATTAGCCCAGGTTAGCAAAATCAATTATTCCCCGTCGCGGATCGAAGGGTATGGTTGAGTTTTATCCATGATCGCCTTTCTGGGCACGCTTTGTATGCATGGGTATGATGGCCCCGAGAACTGTTGAATGAGATTTTGACGGAAGCTGGCGAAAGTATTCATCTGGGACCCATCCAGACTTAGgtgctccaaagagagagaggttCAGCAACGTAGATTTTGTGACTGAATTTAGCCTAACTGTAGTTGCTGACCCCAGCAACTATAGGCTTAGCTATTCAGGTGTTAAGAAAGCGTCCGTAGGAGTTTGTAtgggtagagtttttttttttttgtggtatgcTCTtgcatcttctttttttttatttatttattggggtGGGGTTCAAATTCATCTTCTTCCCAGTGAAGATAACATGTCGGTCTCTTTTAATTTAAGTCTTTATCGTCTTTGTTTAGTTACCTTCTTTCTCTAGTCATTGTTTTCGTCCTTAATCTCAGTTTAAAAGTCACTTTGCTGTTTTGTTAtataagctaaaagaaaatatttccattgTGAGTTATTACTGTCCATTGTGATTACAAAAAGGTTTGACAACGCATCGCAaacttcatatataaaatttaaaacatttgctcacacccatcatcatcatcatcttcatatcGCTGTTTCATCCACCCATCCCATACTCACGGTCTAGGTAAATCCGTGCCTATACTCACCCTTCATCCACCCATCCTATACTCACCCTTCCGTAAGTTGATATCTTTTCCTGTGTATTTTAAAATCGGCCGGTTGACCGTATGAGCCACAAAAAAATGAAAGGCCACCTCAATAAGAGGAAAGAATGTATCCAATATGCAGTAATTTATGATTTAGGGCATTGCAAAGCATCGCTCTTTTTGTGCAATTCCAAAATaaagtgttttctttctttctaccttgatttgatattttttcttggaattttgaattaagatatttaaaaaaaaaatgtgaaatagcATGAGCTCAAAAGATTGCATTGATCATCTGGTGGCAATTTTATAAGTTAACAGATACCTCCATTGTCCCCATCATTTTCACGATGCATTTCACAAATATTTCAATGATTTCAAAGCGTTAAaaattgaaatgattttttttttctaccgttGCAGTATTGTATAAATAGTGCTCAGTTGGCTGGcgaaaacaggtttttttttcatataagtaattaagccatttattaccattttttcgaaattttgctttatttattttacagcaTAAATCTTACTTTTTTCCGAGATAAGAACTTTGCCCTTAACTGTGAGAAGAAATTGGGTCGGGATTATTTTTGGAAAGAGAGATTGTAATCGGTTTAGATTTGACAAGAGGCAGCGGATGGCTTATTTCTGTGAGAATTTTTCGGTGGAgccatttttcaagatttttttttcttttaatcgaaGTCTGTCTTTGGTCAGATACTGTATGCGAGTTAATTTTGGAATTAGTTTATGAATTTACAATAAAAcgtaaaatttcttttaattagtTGCCTTGAAGGAATTGCATTTTGTTTACCTTTGAGAAAagattgagatataatatatatatatatatataattatatatatatatatatatatagatatataataatatagatcttaatatataatattattatctaaaaaattatttttttaattatatatatatatatgtatataacattgtagcacgaaggaacacgtgcttgagaatatcacaaaatccacgtaggaacgtgagtgaaaaccgggactttgaacatGTACTTtcctagtttattctacattttgagttaaaataaacTACCAAAGTACTTATTcaaaagtcccggttttcacttaCGTTCCAGAGTACTTGAAAGACAAAAATCATTCCTGGTCTGATGTTGAGAGACAATGTTTGGACTTCTGGAAGAAATTGTGAATCCATCTGTCACCAATTACTTGAGCAGATCCTGAAATTGTCTGATGACAGAGTTGCCAAAAGATTCGTATACATGGCTGCCTCTTGTTTTCTCTTTAACAAATTCTGCCGTCACACTCGCATTTGTATACTaagtagttttattttcaaaactttttctttttatgtactgAAAAATTTGTGTGTTCCTTTGATTCTTGTATATCTTACATTAAGTACAGTTAAactatcatatatgcttaatgaaaatatatgttatCGGATGATGTTATATGTTCAGATTTGTTTTATGTATTCGTACAATAAACTAAGTGACTGAATCAGTGgttttatataattacatttgaGGAGGAGAGCGCTCTGAAGGCTTCGTTTTTTTTCAGAACTTAGGTCACTTCGTATTCCAGGcgccatttttattattgtttatagaaGACGCAAATGAGGCAGCCAGTGTCTTACGTCAGTTGTAGGTGGAATTGAACAGATGATGCAGTAAGTTTAACAGGCATTTGACGAAAAGTTATGGCAAAGAATCAACAAAGAAGTTTGAGGAAAATGGCGACTcaaatgaagaaataatagtaaaacttTCTTTTATGATATTGGTCAGTATGAAGATCGATTTTATCAGTAATACATCTTCCACTACCTTCGCCCGCAGCTTGCTCAAAAGCGAGCTGAAACCCaaagtgccttcagtgcacctctaggcattacttaagcttctttgcaacgtcccttcggcccctagctgaaacccctttcattccttttactgtaccgcctttcatattctctcttccatcttgctttgcACCCTTTCCTGACAACTGTTTCatgatgcaactgctttgagggtttcctcctgttacacctttcaaaatctTTCGACCTTCAATTTCgctttcatcgctgaatggcctcataggtcctagcgctagGCCgtaggccaaaattctatatttccagcttcttataagaaaaataactgCCAGTGAAGCACCCAGCTTCGTTTTTATCGGTTTTATCATTAATGATAACATTAACATCTCAGAACTGAAGTGGAACAAGTAACAAAAAGTGAGGCCGAGGACGTTTGTTCTCCTGGCGTAATGATTTTTGTCTTGTAGTCTTTTTAATGGTTATCACATGAAAGATAATCACTGCGTCTAGACGCTGCATATGCAGAGCCATGGTTAAATACTGGAAAACATGAAGTAgaccctggttccatgcaacgtaggaacaccatacaaacaaacaaacatgaagtAGAAATGGTCTAAGCTTTGCAAGATTCTTTTAGCCATAACACAATACTGTTCTTTTGCCATCTGTCCACctccctgtggtgtttgtgtatggtaacactgcgtccccggcTTTATATAgctacactatgtgtaagttttaggtaaataaaaggatatctgggtgtacatttgcaactgaaaagtgttcaaataatttactgtatgcgaattacaccgttaatattcgaaatagggtattattataattgttaaatgcaagctgaatataactagtatttaaagccccggacgcagtgttaccatacgcaaaaactactggtgggtggacagatggaaaaaaccaagTATAGTCAGTGGGGTTCAATGTAAATTGTAATTATGTAGCTTATGTTAAAGATAATGGTGTCAGTACAATGATGAATCAGCAGTGGTGCGATTATTTGgtcaaaaaataattctaatttctCTAGATGATTTAAAGTTCGATGATTTTTTGTCGGTCACCCAAGAtcaagatttctgagaaaaattgTAACATTGATTCACAGCCAAAATGGGTGTAAGTTCTTCAAATTAATATTCAGAAGACAATCGTCTTAAACTGTACCTTTCAGCAAATGGAGTCAAACTCAAGATTGCTGTAGCGCCTTagtagcgtggttggtatggtattggcgtttcacctcggtggtcgcgggttcgattctcggccattccattgaggagtgagaggtgtgtatttctggtgatagaagttcactctcgacgtggttcggaagtcacttgaagccgttggtcccgttgctgaataaccactggttccatgcaacgtaaaagcaccatacaaacaaacaatcaagacTGCTGTGATTCATGGTACAGAGACAGTGGAATATCCTATATTTTGAGGGTATTTAATACATAGCTACCATGTGACATAAGGATACTATATGCGGTGTCTGGGATGACCAAAGGTATGACCAATAGTGCGCAAAATATAACTGATGAAAGTGGATGTATAGCCACTGCGACCTCCTCgtatatattttagtaatttcaGTTCTTCAGATAACTGACGGAAAAATGAATCTCTACAAATTATAACGCACTATCCCTACGTCTAACCAGACACAAATGATAATTGCCTGCAGAAGGAATTAAATCAATTCTATGAaaatacaaaaggctcaactagTCACTTGTTTTAAAAGTGCTGAACAATATCTAGTTTTTCTGGACAAGGATAAATAACGGCAGTTTAGGagtaaaaaagtaatataattcaaATCTGACATTGTTGATAGTTTCATTGGAAAGACAGAGCTAATGATTAGTAGCAGAAGACATGAAGTAAACATTCAAGTGGAAGATGACACATTTCTAAAGCAGAACAGTGAGTTCAACCACTTGGGATCAACCATAGCGGAGGAAGGAGGTACTAAGAAAGCAGTGAGACAGAAGGTGAAAGAAGCACAGCAAAAATGGAGAGAAGTAACTGGAGTTGTTTTAGACAAGAAAATGCCATTTAGGCTCAAAATGAAGATATACGAGACAGTCATCTGGCCCGTACTATTTATTATATGGGGTAGAAACTTGGGCACTTATGAGGAAAGAGGAGGGACTGTTGGAAAGAACAGAGATGAGGATGGTGAGATGGATTGCTGGAATATCATTACTGGAAAGGAAGGAGTGTAAAGATATAAGAAGAATGTGTGGTGTACGTAATGTAAAGGAGAAAGCTAGGGAAGCTCGTCTGAGATATTATGGCCATGTGATAAGAAAAGAGGAGGTGGAATCAATCGAGAGAGGTAAGAACATGCCAGTGATGGGGAGGAGTGTGAGCAGATGTGGTGAGGGGGGATATGGGTGAAGTGGGACTTGGGGAAGAAGATGTAAGGAATAGAAACATGGAGAAAGTTGACTTGGGCAGCCGAAGATTGTCGATAGTTTCATAAAAGACTGTATGAAACAAATCTTATACCTTATTTGCCTAGATGGGTCTCTTTTTATGGTTAAAATCGCTGCTTAGACGTCTCCATTTAAATAATTGATTGGAAAGGGTGTGAGCTCACTTTCCCGTCCTTTAGAAGAGTTCAGCCTCTCCACTCGAGTTTATATCGCTATATATGCGATTTTATCTTTGGTAATTTCCTATGGATTATCTAAATACAAGTGTAACCGAAGAGCAATTGAAATCGTCGGCACAAAAATGATGGTAGTTGTAAAAATCTTTCGAAAATATGTTGAATTTTATCTATACTGCTCCTGTTGTGACTATCGAGCAACTTTTGTTCTTTAATTCATCCTTGATTCTGTTAattctttcttttaataatttttacttttgttttttcagagGCATTGCTGACAAAGTTTAACCGCTGTCgtgattttttcatttagttaATGTGAATATTGCAAATTTTGTTTCATAGCTACAAATGAGCATTTGTTATGCCAGATGATAGTACGTCACTTGCAAAGCCCCACTTTTATCTAAATACGCATCACATAGTGGTGCGGTCAATATTTGTTTTAGTTGGAATATAACcagaaaatctgttttattcccatttttatgttatatttataaatataacttaattttcatgtgaaaaactatttaaaaatatgTTAGTTATTGTTTGACATGATAAAAACAAATTTGCTCTCCGTAATTAAAAGCATTTTGCCCACAAACACACATTAAAAGCAGGCATCGGCGGAGAAATTTCCACTCAGTTGTGCTGCTTCTGAGTATGAGAAATCAATCGATTACTGTTTCTGTAGAGTTATAGTCTCTACACAGTTGTTCTTTCGTAATTTGGTCGATTATTActggatatatataaaacacggcTAAGCATTTAGtctattaatttttgttatatgtatCGTagaatttcatcttcattttcgcGTCCCTCGGTCTGGGATGGATACACAGGGTCTTTGTAGCCCTTTAGAAATTAGGAGTATAGATATTATCATCATATCATGTCGATGCTGTAACTTCATTAAGGAAAAGTGCGTGACGGGACGCTGATGGGCCTTCTCTCATAACCTCTGTGCTGGTCCAAAATTGCTGTAGGCCTGTAGCACTACCACACGTCTATGAAAAGTACCTACACGAATaaatatgaatggggttcatgtactgaataataataataataataataataataataataataataataataataataataataataataataataataataataataataataataataataataataaggttgcTACGAAATTTAACGTTGATACTGATACAccattcaggtgttcgaaagtctgtttattttttacacaGTAATATACTTCACTTTAAAATTGGGTGTATGATTAcgccacaaataataatataataataataataataataaaataataataataatcataataatataataatataataataataataataataataataataataataataataatgcttacaTGTATCGCAGAAGAAAAATAGTGACATGTACGAGAATCACGACAAAAATGTGTTATCAATATCTCCTGGCAACGTCAACCTCCCAGGGGTTGTTTCGACCTACTCGATAAGGAGACAACTATTGCAGTATTTATCTTAGTCTGTGAAAGGATCCTGCTCAAACATATCGTCTCGAGACGGTCTCATACCAAGGTACGACCTCTGACCTTTGGTCATCAAGGAGAGGCTTTTCAATGTtactaatgagtttttttttgtggggtcgGGGTCTTACGTAATGGATGACAGTGCGTGATGCTAATGTATTGTCTATTAAGGACGCCATTGATGAGACGTTTGTTATTGACGTAGGTAGTATACTAGTAGTACCTAGGTAGTAGGTATAGTAGAGTAGACCTGTCGTAGTGGTACTAGTGGTTTAATACGCTAGTTTGaactgtttgttttttcttttttttaattttgggtgGGCCACCGATGTATCGGCTGTCTTTAATTATAGACAAGTTTTAGGTACCTAGCCTAGGTATCTTCCAACATCTCACTCTGTGCAATGGGTACTACCATAGTACCTAGGTAGTAGCCTAGTGTCAAACGTTTTTATTTTAAGTGCCAGATATGTTGATAAATTTGCCAATTCATAGCCCCACCTAACAATATTTTTGGGTATCTAGCTATttagtagggtaaacaaccgcatggcctgACTCAACTCACTGACGATcacggcatgccaccctccgaaaaagtacttatagcgcgtcctgacaccggagatgggcatcagtcgcgacttgttggtgagagacggagttcaagacctctactctcctttcgaagtaagtattttctcaaaagttagaaattaaggccaaatttaaagcattaaacagagggtagtgaaaagggtgtccaacgcagtgcaaatctcaccaaagcGCTTTCTAAATTTTTACTTAAGCTTAAATTTTtggaagattgacgccatctcgatgtttgtggagtcgcttgtgtcaacaaacttcccatttcctgtgataaatccgcacaccacttagggtaaaacatcacagcaggccaaacaggccacctacattcaacgattgccaccctccgaaaaagtacattataacgcgtcctgacaccggagatgggcatcagtcgcgacttgttgttggtgagaaacggagctaaagacctctactctcctttcgaagtaagtattttctccaaagttagaaattaaggccaaattttaagatttaaacagagggtactgaaaagggtggctaatctcaccaaaacgctttagaaatttttacttacaactaaaaatgtttcgaagattgacgccatcttgatgtttacggagtcgcttgtgtcaacaaacttcccatttcctgtgctaaatcggcacaccacttgtacccatagacgctggggcactttcatcacaacaatcgtaaaccaacctcttaccagcacttattcaaggggactacggcattctttgcggcgttttgcgctcttcaattgtttatcagtgttgtcaattggtatgtgttttaccctccaaactaggtatagacttacacaaaaccggggaaataagtgaaattagcgtatctatttgttataatatacgtacatattacagcaatttatcattactgcattactatgacaactagaatttcaTTGAAacaacagtttgtaaatgcatcggcgtatgtatgacgctccactagattggcaacgatgagtcatttttcctcacgtcgtctgctcgtaagtatacatccgaaacgtgtaatttttgggggttaatttggttgcaaaaaagggataatagacatgaattaaataaacattttgatgtaaagttaaactaaatattgagtaaagtaaacaattaagggaataaagctttgcatctcataatcagtgttgtcgtctgctgctcgtaactgtgtttgcggagtgagtgcttaggaaccaagaacacagcgtggttcaagtgcactgtggagtgaattaagaccaaaatgtgtatattgtccgacacggcatacaaaccttcggtccttttacaataggaaggtactagcggcactagcggcagctggataggtcgtaagctttcgaacaaggggtttcggtagttaactgcttgtccgacaggccgcGCGAAGACGCGCGACTGGgtaaggtaaacaaatcacttttgctttcggcctcacacgcgagtggacgtgtgtgttcgacgtcTCTCTGCCCGTCTTcgtcgtcgtttgctttcttgagtatatggttgtgtttgtgtatgaaaagaattcattgtaagtacaatcatttctctctttttcatattatttgaagTGTTAttgattaatgatggaatctcctcgcctcgctaccccacggaggactatgcccgggtaccgaagggcgtaaatgcgcgggaagttccgctctttccccggagatagaccctcatattttattgtgtgctcggtgtcggggcgcgaatgcacccgagccgagccatgtgatgtttgcaataattggtcggaggcgcagtggactttgtatgagggcaggaagaagcgaaggcctgcaaaggagtcgtcggaaagctctcccgcgactcctttgtgacggacacttcgtcttctttcctgccgcccgctcaacttccacgtatcgcgccttccccttcgggggggttttctaggtccttctcctctcctgacttgtcgagcgtggaggagggcgctagataccctgacgtagagttgtactctgggtcctctatccgtcgtcttcgcgcgaacgggtGTAGGATCCCCCTAATCCACCCTAACTTTTGCCTCCTCatgtgcggttgccgcgaaggatgacctctcggacaggtgtgggcatcgttggggctgcagggcgtgccgagtgtccaggggctgctctaccatctcgctggctccgtggcggtcacccatgctacggtcacgaccaccaccacgacccttacaacacccggctacgcttcacctcctcacctggtgtcacaccccgcacgcggtctctgtgacacccataCTCGTGCAGGTGcgccagtcgccgtacctcgggggagtgtgatgcccgccacctgggtttgccgtgctgccgcgaccggacttcgtgtgcccgaagagctcgcccgggaccctggacctcccaccggtacctaggatgtctgtgccgctggtccgcccatctggaccgacctacacagtctgccgtacctgccgtaccggcccagctgctgtccacggacgtgacgttgaccactgctgccgttcctgtacctgctcctgctgtctcttctgccgttcctgtgatgcctgcacctgctgttgttgttcctgttcctgcgccgctgctcccgatgctgatctgttcggacaggtgtcGTCCGCCCtgtttgcttcggcaacagcagccatcccggctccgctctggatgacagatctgacatcggtcctgaggaggtacgaagaagaagaagaagaggaggaagtgtcgtcgtcgtcttcatcgtcttcttcgtcgtgcgtcgtcgtctgccgcc
This window of the Macrobrachium nipponense isolate FS-2020 chromosome 5, ASM1510439v2, whole genome shotgun sequence genome carries:
- the LOC135215829 gene encoding uncharacterized protein LOC135215829, encoding MISSRRHEVNIQVEDDTFLKQNSEFNHLGSTIAEEGGTKKAVRQKVKEAQQKWREVTGVVLDKKMPFRLKMKIYETVIWPVLFIIWGRNLGTYEERGGTVGKNRDEDGEMDCWNIITGKEGV